Proteins encoded by one window of Candidatus Endowatersipora endosymbiont of Watersipora subatra:
- the rpsU gene encoding 30S ribosomal protein S21, with translation MQVVVRDNNVDQALRALKKKLQREGIFREMKLRNFHEKPSEKRVREKTEAIRRTRKLARKRAQREGLIPGKVSR, from the coding sequence GTGCAAGTTGTTGTTCGTGATAATAATGTAGATCAGGCCCTTCGTGCCCTGAAAAAGAAACTTCAGCGTGAGGGTATTTTTAGAGAAATGAAGTTGCGTAATTTTCATGAAAAGCCTTCAGAAAAGCGAGTCCGTGAGAAGACAGAAGCCATCCGTCGAACTCGTAAATTAGCTCGCAAGAGAGCTCAGCGTGAAGGTTTGATTCCAGGTAAGGTAAGTCGCTAA
- a CDS encoding aa3-type cytochrome c oxidase subunit IV, protein MPHQSLEYDVDKVRSCDSMDNQDHERTYAIFLSLVKWAVLIGFFLIISMAVGFMIAKSFLAGLLTFITLIILSKTVA, encoded by the coding sequence ATGCCCCATCAGTCTTTAGAGTATGATGTTGATAAAGTGAGATCTTGTGATTCAATGGACAACCAGGATCATGAACGTACCTATGCCATTTTTTTATCATTGGTCAAATGGGCCGTTCTCATTGGCTTTTTTTTAATTATCTCAATGGCTGTCGGATTCATGATTGCTAAAAGTTTTTTAGCTGGTCTTTTGACGTTTATAACTCTAATTATCCTGTCAAAGACAGTGGCATGA
- a CDS encoding DUF1134 domain-containing protein, with the protein MRLPFIAIIIHLITIMSCVTSALADRQVRYSKNELVNVGHHFFGIASSGLASLIEKSFEQYGQPNGYILGEEASGSMIGGLRYGEGVLITQNAGDCKIYWQGPSIGWDFGGDGNRTMMLVYNLKDISKIYRRYIGLSGSAYLIGGLGMTVLKNGDTIIIPIHTGVGARLGFNVGYLKIRPYATWNPF; encoded by the coding sequence ATGCGGTTGCCTTTCATTGCAATTATCATCCATCTTATCACAATAATGTCTTGTGTCACATCGGCATTAGCAGACCGTCAAGTGAGGTACTCAAAAAATGAATTAGTTAATGTTGGTCATCATTTTTTTGGTATAGCTTCTAGTGGCTTGGCCAGTCTAATTGAAAAATCGTTTGAACAATATGGACAGCCAAACGGTTATATTTTAGGCGAGGAAGCATCAGGCTCTATGATAGGTGGGTTACGTTATGGAGAAGGGGTATTAATCACACAAAATGCTGGTGATTGCAAAATTTATTGGCAAGGTCCCTCCATTGGATGGGATTTTGGTGGTGATGGAAATAGGACTATGATGTTGGTCTATAATCTCAAGGATATCAGTAAAATCTATCGCCGATATATTGGTCTTTCAGGTTCTGCATATCTTATTGGTGGTTTAGGAATGACAGTTCTCAAAAACGGCGATACAATCATTATTCCTATCCATACTGGTGTAGGTGCGAGACTTGGTTTTAATGTGGGATATCTAAAAATCCGTCCATATGCTACATGGAATCCTTTTTGA
- a CDS encoding copper chaperone PCu(A)C, with protein sequence MSEQDDLRVRPSLIMAQSMKQNVKKRKSFVLKNLPVLSKMGFLLGKIVLFILFSMNHSTLVLSKTISTKIRAGKLILHDPVIRMTQPGSEIGAGYLMITNNGSIEDRLISVRVDFAQKVRIHETIVARSEMEITKMRTLEDGLKIGVGETVKLEPSSYHLMFIKLSKPMKVGDLHKAILEFENAGKVEVQFEVISIAETLKIKNKIPQAYENSLIVG encoded by the coding sequence ATGAGTGAACAGGATGATTTAAGGGTAAGGCCATCTTTAATAATGGCACAATCGATGAAACAGAACGTCAAAAAAAGAAAATCATTCGTGCTGAAGAATTTACCAGTATTATCAAAAATGGGGTTCCTCCTAGGAAAGATTGTTCTTTTTATCTTATTTTCAATGAATCATTCGACCTTAGTCCTATCCAAAACTATTTCTACAAAAATTAGAGCAGGGAAATTAATTCTTCATGATCCTGTTATTCGGATGACCCAACCAGGTTCAGAAATAGGAGCTGGATATCTTATGATCACTAACAATGGATCAATTGAAGACCGTCTAATCAGTGTAAGAGTTGATTTTGCTCAAAAGGTCAGAATACATGAAACTATTGTTGCACGATCGGAAATGGAAATCACTAAAATGCGCACTCTTGAAGATGGACTAAAAATTGGAGTCGGAGAAACAGTGAAACTTGAACCTAGCAGCTACCATTTGATGTTTATAAAACTATCAAAACCAATGAAAGTTGGTGATCTTCATAAAGCAATTTTGGAATTTGAGAATGCTGGAAAGGTTGAAGTTCAATTCGAAGTGATATCTATTGCTGAAACATTGAAAATAAAAAACAAGATCCCTCAAGCTTATGAGAATAGTCTCATTGTTGGTTAA
- a CDS encoding phosphoserine transaminase encodes MTGSQFAVPTVRPYNSSFSSGPCSKRPGWCFELLSDASLGRSHRATHSKSKLKQVIELTKDILNIPVDYRVAIVPASDTGSVEMALWSLLGPCSVTVMVWESFGAIWLNDVVNQLGLKPIALTADYGFLPDLTSINFDHDLVFTWNGTTSGVRLPDGNFISSERKGLTICDATSAVFAQRLPFNKLDVVTFSWQKALGGEAAHGMLILSPRAVDRLETYTPPWPLPKIFRLTRQGKLIDSIFEGETINTPSMLCVEDYLDSLNWAKRIGGFKGLHSRANENLSILTQWVDRTDWIDFLAKDTSIRSNTSVCLSIIDPDFVLLCERKQRAFVKNLTGLLEDRGVAYDISGYRDAPPGLRIWTGPTVDHFNLEALLPWLDWAFETTKYAY; translated from the coding sequence ATGACAGGATCGCAGTTCGCGGTTCCCACCGTCCGTCCCTACAATTCTTCCTTCTCTTCAGGACCGTGTTCTAAGCGCCCAGGTTGGTGTTTTGAGTTGCTCTCGGATGCGAGTCTTGGACGCTCTCATAGAGCTACTCATTCTAAATCAAAGCTTAAACAAGTGATTGAGTTAACAAAAGATATTTTAAATATCCCTGTTGATTACCGTGTTGCTATTGTACCAGCTTCGGACACTGGTTCTGTTGAAATGGCTCTCTGGTCTCTTTTGGGACCATGTTCAGTTACTGTCATGGTGTGGGAAAGTTTTGGCGCTATTTGGTTGAATGACGTTGTTAATCAGTTGGGACTCAAGCCTATTGCGTTGACCGCTGACTATGGTTTTTTGCCTGATTTAACCTCCATTAATTTTGATCATGATCTGGTTTTTACTTGGAATGGAACAACTTCAGGAGTTCGGTTACCTGATGGTAACTTTATTTCTAGTGAACGGAAGGGATTGACGATCTGTGATGCGACGTCTGCTGTCTTTGCTCAGAGATTACCTTTTAATAAGCTCGACGTAGTGACATTTTCTTGGCAAAAAGCTCTTGGTGGTGAGGCGGCACATGGTATGCTGATTCTTAGCCCAAGGGCCGTTGATCGTCTTGAAACTTATACTCCTCCCTGGCCTTTGCCCAAAATTTTTAGGCTAACCAGACAAGGGAAGTTGATTGATAGTATTTTTGAGGGAGAAACTATTAATACACCATCCATGTTATGTGTGGAAGATTATCTGGATTCTCTCAATTGGGCGAAGAGGATCGGTGGATTCAAAGGACTCCATTCCCGTGCTAATGAGAATCTATCTATCTTGACCCAGTGGGTTGACAGAACCGATTGGATTGATTTTTTAGCTAAAGATACATCAATTCGTTCTAATACTTCTGTTTGTCTATCAATAATTGATCCTGACTTCGTGCTTTTGTGTGAAAGAAAACAGCGTGCTTTTGTAAAAAACCTGACGGGGTTATTAGAAGATAGAGGTGTTGCCTACGATATTAGTGGCTATCGCGATGCTCCTCCAGGATTGAGAATCTGGACCGGTCCTACAGTTGATCACTTCAATCTTGAAGCTTTGCTCCCTTGGCTTGATTGGGCATTTGAGACTACAAAATACGCTTATTAA